A single region of the Lepus europaeus isolate LE1 chromosome 1, mLepTim1.pri, whole genome shotgun sequence genome encodes:
- the CD36 gene encoding platelet glycoprotein 4 → MGCDRNCGLITGAVIGVVLAVLGGILMPVGDILIEKTIKKEVVLEEGTIAFKNWVKTGTDVYRQFWIFDVQNPDQVVANSSNIKVKQRGPYTYRVRYLAKENVTQDPEDHTVSFVQPNGAIFEPSLSVGTENDTFTVLNLAVAAAPHIYQNAFVQVLLNSLIKKSKSSMFQTRTLKELLWGYKDPFLSLVPYPITTTVGVFYPYNNTVDGVYKVFNGKDNISKVAIIDTYKGKRNLSYWPSYCDMINGTDAASFPPFVEKSRVLQFFSSDICRSIYAVFGSEINLKGIPVYRFVLPAKAFASPVQNPDNHCFCTETIISNNCTSYGVLDIGKCKDGRPVYISLPHFLHASPDVSEPIEGLNPNEEEHRTFLDVEPITGFTLQFAKRLQVNILVKPAKKIEALKNLKRNYIVPILWLNETGTIGDEKAEMFRKQVTGKINLLGLVEIILLSVGVVMFVAFMISYCACRTKTVK, encoded by the exons GAAGTTGTCCTTGAGGAAGGTAcaattgcttttaaaaactgGGTGAAAACAGGCACAGATGTTTACAGACAGTTTTGGATCTTCGATGTGCAAAATCCAGACCAAGTGGTGGCAAACAGCAGCAACATTAAGGTGAAGCAAAGAGGTCCTTACACGTACAG AGTTCGTTATCTGGCCAAAGAAAATGTGACCCAGGACCCTGAGGACCACACGGTTTCCTTTGTGCAGCCCAATGGAGCTATCTTTGAACCTTCCCTGTCCGTTGGAACCGAGAATGACACATTCACAGTTCTCAATTTGGCTGTCGCA GCTGCACCTCATATCTATCAAAATGCATTTGTTCAAGTGTTACTCAATTCACTCATCAAAAAGTCGAAATCTTCTATGTTCCAAACCAGAACTTTAAAAGAATTACTATGGGGCTATAAAGATCCATTCTTGAGTTTGGTTCCATACCCTATTACCACCACAGTGGGTGTGTTTTATCCT TACAACAATACTGTAGATGGAGTTTATAAAGTTTTCAATGGAAAAGATAATATAAGCAAAGTTGCCATAATTGACACTTACAAAGGTAAAAG GAATCTCTCCTATTGGCCAAGTTATTGTGACATGATTAATGGTACAG ATGCAGCTTCATTTCCACCTTTTGTTGAGAAGTCTCGAGTGCTGCAGTTCTTTTCCTCTGATATTTGTAG GTCAATCTACGCTGTGTTTGGATCTGAAATCAACCTGAAAGGAATCCCTGTGTACAGATTTGTTCTTCCTGCCAAGGCTTTTGCATCTCCAGTTCAAAATCCAGACAACCATTGCTTCTGCACAGAAACCATTATCTCAAATAATTGTACATCCTATGGTGTGCTAGACATCGGCAAGTGTAAAGACG GAAGACCTGTGTACATTTCACTGCCTCATTTTCTACATGCAAGTCCTGATGTTTCAGAACCTATTGAAGGACTGAATCCCAATGAAGAAGAACACAGGACATTTTTGGATGTTGAACCT ATAACTGGATTCACTTTACAATTTGCAAAGCGGCTACAAGTCAACATATTAGTTAAGCCAGCAAAAAAAATTGA AGCATTAAAGAATTTGAAGAGGAACTACATTGTGCCTATACTTTGGCTTAATGAG ACTGGTACCATTGGTGATGAGAAAGCAGAAATGTTCAGGAAACAAGTGACTGGAAAAATAAACCTTCTTGGCCTGGTAGAAATCATCTTACTCAGTGTTGGTGTGGTGATGTTTGTGGCTTTTATGATTTCATACTGTGCATGCAGAACAAAGACAGTAAAATAA